ATCTTACTCACGCCCTCGACCATCTCCTCCAGGGAAATCGCGCTATCGGTCTGGTTCTCCGTGTCGACACTTTCACCAAGGTTCCAGAAATACGAGCCGTCCGCGAGCACCGACAGTGTCAGCACCTGCTGGTTGTTATCAGATGGCAACACCTCGCTCGATACCTGAGGGAGGTCAACCTTGACCCCCTGATTGAGCATCGGCGCGGTGACCATGAAAATCACCAGAAGGACGAGCATGACGTCGATATACGGCACGACGTTCATCTCTGCGACCGGTTTGCGTTTGTGGCGTCTGCCTGGAACCTGCATGAAGTCTCCCGATTACTCTTCGCTGGCGTGCACGCGGCGGTGGAGGATGCTGGAGAATTCGTCGGCGAAGGTGTAATACCGGCCGATCAGCATTTCCGAACGAGCGGAGAAGCGGTTGTAGGCAATAACCGCCGGGATCGCAGCGAACAGACCAATCGCGGTAGCGATCAGCGCTTCGGCAATACCGGGAGCGACGGTGGCAAGCGTCGCCTGCTGGACGGTTGCCAGACCGCGGAAGGAATTCATGATGCCCCAGACGGTACCGAACAGGCCGATGTACGGGCTGGTCGAGCCTACCGTGGCGAGAAACGACAGATGACTGTCGAGCTTCTCTTCCTCGCGGGAAATGGCTACCCGCATCGACCGCTGTACCGCGTCCATGACCGCGTCCGGATCGACACCCGGCTGCTGACGCATGCGGGAAAACTCCTTGAAGCCGGCGCGAAAGATCTGCTCCAGACCCGAATCCGCGTTCGGTGTGCCGGTTACCTGGCGGTACAGCTTGGACAGATCGATCCCCGACCAGAAACGCTCTTCGAAGTCATCCAGAGAACTCTTGGCGGCACGCAACGTGGTGGTGCGCTGAAAGATGATGATCCAGGAAGCGACGGATGCGGCGATGAGGGTCAGCATAACCAGCTGCACCAGCACGCTGGCGCTGGATACCAGGTGCCACATCGACATTTGATCAGCTTGCACTATCTACCACTCCTTGCTCGGTATCACGTGTTTCCTGCCTGCTGGCGGCAAATGCCTCGGCCAACGCAGCGGGTATGGTTCTGGGCTTGTAGCGGTCGCCGCTTACGCATGCGACCAATACTTCACCCTCACACAGCAGCGTGCCATCGGCACGGTGGATCTGCTGAACGAAGCGGATGCTCGCTCGCTTGAGTTCCGAGACCGCTGCGCTTATCACTAGTTCATCGTCCAATCGTGCGGGCGCGTGGTAGCGCGCCGAAACGGAATGCACAACAAAGATGATGTTTTCGCGCTGCAAGACGCTTTGATCAAACCCCAGGGAGCGGACCAGCTCGGTTCGCGCACGCTCCATGAATTTGAGGTAATTGACGTAGTAGACGATGCCACCGGCATCGGTATCTTCAAAATAGACACGGGCTCTCAGCGCGAATGGCGGCCCAGGACTGTCAGCGCGCATAATGTAGAGCCAAGACGAACGTTTGCATAGTGGGAAGTCTCGCCAAAACGAAAATATTTTTCATCGGCCGGATTTCAGCTGTCGCTGAACAGATCCGGTGTATTGCGTTCCATCCGTGCAGGCAGATCGAGGCCGAAATACAGATAGGCATGACGGGTCACCACACGCCCACGCGGGGTGCGCATGATGAACCCCTGCTGAATCAGGTAGGGTTCAAGCACATCCTCGATGGTGTGGCGCTCCTCGCTGATAGCGGCGGCGAGGCTGTCTACACCTACCGGCCCACCATCGAATTTATCGATCATCGTTAGCAGCAGGCGGCGGTCCATGTGATCGAACCCCTGCTCGTCCACGTCGAGCAGATTGAGTGCCTGATCCGCGACTTCGCGAGTAATGGCGCCTTCGCTGCGTACCTCGGCAAAATCCCTTACTCGGCGCAACAGGCGATTGGCGATACGCGGCGTGCCGCGCGAACGTCGGGCCACCTCCCTGGCGCCTGCGGGATCGAGCTGCAACCCGAGGATGGCGGCCGAGCGGGATACGATGGTGGACAGGTCGTCGACGCCGTAGAACTCCAGGCGCTGGACGATACCGAAACGGTCACGTAGCGGATTGGTAAGCATGCCGGCGCGGGTGGTCGCGCCTACCAGGGTGAACGGTGGCAGGTCGAGTTTGATGGATCGTGCAGCAGGACCCTCGCCGATCATGATGTCGAGCTGATAGTCCTCCATCGCGGGATAGAGAATCTCCTCCACGACCGGAGACAGACGGTGGATCTCGTCGACGAACAGCACGTCCCCTGCTTCCAGATTGGTCAGCATGGCGGCCAGATCACCGGCCCGCTCGAGCACCGGACCGGAGGTGCTTTTGATCTTCACGCCCATTTCCTGGGCAATGATGTTTGCCAGCGTGGTCTTGCCCAGGCCTGGCGGACCGAAAATCAGCACATGGTCGAGCGCCTCGCCGCGCCCCTTGGCCGCCTTGATGAACAGCTCCATCTGCTCGCGCACGGTGGGCTGGCCGATATAGTCGGCAAGCCGGTACGGGCGGATCGCCCGATCGATCACTTCTTCCTGCTGCCGCGGCGAGGCGGCGATCAGGCGGTCTTCTTCCAACATGTCAGGTCCGTGCGCGTTACGCTGTAAATGGCTACACCATGCCCTTGAGTGCACGGCGAATCAACTCTTCACTACTGAGCCCGTCTTCCTCGATTGCGGCCACTGCCTTGCTCGCTTCCTGGGGCTTGTAACCCAGAGAGACCAGAGCGCTGACTGCATCGCTTGATTGCGACGCCGGCTGCGCTGGCTGCTTGCCCGGCCCGAGTGTCTTGAGTGGTCCCGGTAGTGCTTCCCATGCCTTGAACCGGTCCTTGAGCTCCACCAGCAGGCGCTCGGCGGTCTTCTTGCCAACACCCGGAACCTTGACCAGCGCCGAGGTATCCTGCGCCTGGACAGCCCTGACCAGTTCGTCGACGTCCAGCCCGGACATCAGCGCCAGGGCAAGCTTAGGTCCGACGCCGTTGAGCTTTATCAACTCGCGAAACAGCTCCCGCTCACGCTTGTGGGAAAAGCCATAGAGCAGCTGGGCATCCTCGCGCACCACCATGTGTGTATGCAGCACCGCCCGCTCACCGACGGCCGGCAACTCATAGAAGGTGCTCATCGGAGCATCGAGCTCGTAGGCGACGCCCTGTACATCCAGCAGAATGAAGGGAGGTTGCTTTTCCAGCACGATGCCGGTGAGTCTGCCGATCACATTTGATTCCTGTTGTCAGCGGCGGCGCATACGACCGGCGCGCAGGCCGATCAGGCCGCCACCAAGTTGTGCATGCAGAGCTGCGGAGTGGGCGTGGCAGAGAGCGATCGCCAGGGCATCGGCTGCGTCCGCCTGCGGCGTGCCGGACAACCCGAGCAACTGGGTGACCATATGCTGCACCTGCGTCTTGTCGGCTGCCCCGGTGCCCACCACGGACTGCTTGACCTGCCGCGCCGTGTATTCATTCACTACGAGCCCGGCGTTGACCGCTGCCACTATTGCCGCTCCCCGTGCCTGGCCAAGCTTGAGCGCGGAGTCCGGATTGCGTGCAAGAAAAACCTGTTCAATGCTCAGAACCGTCGGGCGATGATGTTCGATGAGCTCGCTGAGACATTCGAAGATTCGCTTGAGACGCTCCGGAAACGGACCATCGCCAAGGCGTATGCATCCTGAGGTGACATAGGAACACTGCCCGGCTTCCTCCCGTACGATGCCGAAGCCGGTAATGCGCGAACCAGGGTCTACCCCGAGTATCAATGCCATGTGTGCCTAAGTCCTAGCCGAGGGAAACGCGCGGGTCCTTCTGGGCGACACGATGCCGCAAATGAAAAAGGGAGGCAATGCCTCCCATCGTCCAGTGAGAACGGGTCAGCCCAGCTGATCCATGACCTCGTCCGAAATCTCGGCGTTGCTGTACACATTCTGCACGTCGTCGAGGTCTTCGAGCATGTCGATGAGACGGATGACCTTCTCCGCAGTATCAGCGTCGAGCGGCGTGGTCGTCGAGGGAATCATGCTCACCTCTGAAGCTTCGCTGGCGAATCCCGCAGCGTCCAGCGCGTCCTTGACGGCCCCGAACTCCTCGAAGGCGGTGTAGACGTCCACCGATCCATCATCGTTGCTGACGATGTCTTCCGCGCCTGCGTCCAGCGCAGCCTCCATGAGACCGTCCTCGTCGACACCCGGCAGATAGCTGATGCGGCCGCGGCGCGTGAAGAGGTAGGCCACCGAGCCGTCTGTCCCAAGATTACCACCGCATTTGTTGAAGGCGTGACGCACCTCGCCGACCGTACGGTTGCGATTGTCCGTCATCGCTTCAACCAGGATGGCCACGCCACCGGCGCCGTAGCCTTCGTACGTCAGCTCTTCCATATTGTCGGCGTCGTTGCTGCCGGCTCCCCGGGCAATCGCCCGATCGATGGTGTCGCGGGTCATGTTCGAACCCAACGCCTTGTCGACTGCCGAGCGGAGCCGAGGGTTGTCCGCTGGTACCGGCCCGCCGAGGCGCGCCGAGATGGTCAGCTCACGGATCAGCTTGGTAAATATCTTGCCCCGCCTGGCATCCTGCGCCGCCTTGCGGTGTTTGATGTTGGCCCATTTGGAATGACCGGCCATGAGATTCTCCGGATTGCTTTCTTTTGTGATGCGAGATCAGCGCTTGGCGCAGCAAGTCGTGCGACTGCGCCGGCCACGCCGTGAATACATCCCTGTAGGCTCGGCGGCGCCCGTCCTAGGCGCCGACGGTCCGTCGCAATCACACGCCTCACAGCGCGAATCGGCATTATGGTTGCTGAGAGCTGCAGAAACCCCGCTTACTCCGCCTTCGGCTGCTCGCGCAAACGAATATGCAGTTCGCGCAGCGCCTTGCTGTCCACTGCGCCCGGCGCCTGAGTCATGACGTCTGCTGCGCTCTGCGTCTTCGGGAACGCGATGACCTCGCGGATCGAACTGGCGCCGGTCATCAGCATCACCAGACGGTCCAGACCGAACGCCAGGCCACCATGCGGCGGCGCACCATACTTCAGGGCATCGAGCAGGAAGCCGAACTTTTCCTGCTGCTCTTCGGGGCTGATGCCAAGAATGTCGAATACCGCCTGCTGCATGTCCTTGCGGTAGATACGGATCGAACCGCCGCCCAGTTCGGTGCCGTTGAGCACCATGTCATAGGCACGCGACAGCGCTGCAGCAGGATCGGCCTTGAGCTCTGCCGGCGAGCACTTCGGCGCGGTGAACGGGTGATGCAGGGCCGACAGCGAGCCGTCATCGTTTTCCTCGAACATCGGGAAGTCGACCACCCAGAGCGGCGCCCACTCACAGGTGAGCAGCTTGAGGTCATGGCCCAGCCGAATGCGCAGTGCGCCCAGGGCGTCGCTGACGATCTTGGCCTTGTCCGCACCGAAGAACACGATATCGCCATCCACGGCGCCTGCCCGGTCCAGGATGACCTGCAGGTTCTGCTCGGGAATGAATTTGACGATGGGCGACTGCAACCCTTCGACGCCCTTCGCCCGCTCGTTGACCTTGATATAGGCCAGGCCTTTGGCGCCGTAGTTGCCAACGAACTTGGTGTAGTCGTCGATCTGGCTGCGCGGCATGCCGGCAGCGCCCGGCACCCGTAGTGCCGCGACGCGGCCTTTCGGGTCCTTGGCCGGACCGCTGAATACCTTGAATTCGACTTCGGAGAGTTGATCGGCAACATCGACCAGCTCGAGCGGAATGCGCAGATCCGGCTTGTCGGAGCCATAGCGACGCATGGCTTCCTCGAACGTCATATGCGGGAAGTCGCCAAGATCCAGATCGAGCACTTCCTTGAACAGACCGCGGATCATGCCTTCGGTCAGACCAATGATGTCCGCTTCGTCAAGAAAGCTGGTCTCGATATCGATCTGCGTGAATTCCGGCTGGCGGTCGGCACGCAGGTCCTCATCACGGAAGCATTTGGCGATCTGATAGTAGCGGTCGAAGCCGGCAACCATGAGCAACTGCTTGAACAGCTGCGGCGACTGCGGCAGAGCGAAGAAGCTGCCCGGGTGGGTGCGGCTTGGCACCAGATAGTCCCGCGCCCCTTCCGGCGTGGCGCGCGTCAGAATCGGCGTCTCGACGTCCAGGAAGCCGTTTTCGTCAAGGTAGCGCCGGATGCTGCTGGTGATGCGCGAGCGCAGCTTGAGCTTGGCAGCCATTTCAGGACGACGCAGGTCGATGAAGCGGTAACGCAGACGGGTCTCCTCGCCAACATCGGAGTATTCGTCGAGCGGGAACGGAGGGGTCTCAGCCTGGTTCAGCACTTCCAGTTCGTAACCCAGCACCTCGATCGCCCCGGAAGCCATGTTGGGGTTCACTGCGCCTGCCGGGCGCGGACGCACCTTGCCGCGCACCTTGACGACGTATTCGCTGCGCACTCGGTCCGCCAGAGCGAAGGTGTCTTCCCGATCGGGATCGAAAACCACCTGAGCGAGGCCTTCACGATCGCGAATATCAAGGAAGATCACGCCACCATGATCGCGGCGGCGGTGGACCCAGCCACAGAGAGTGATTTCCTGATCAGCCAGCGATTCGTTCAGCTGGCCGCAATAGTGGGTACGCATCATGGTGTGGTGTTCCTGTGTTCGACGATTCGGCGCCATCGGCCTGTCAGCTCGCGGAGCGCCCGGATAAAAGCGCAATAATATACCCGATATTTTGCCTCCGCGGGAAAAGTCGGGCCACTGCGCGCCGCGTCGTTTCGTAGCATTGAGGCTTTACCGGCTACCCTTATACTGTTCGATGAAACACGAAGAAACCGCATATCAAGAGGAGTGGATATGAAGATCGACATCGGCATAACCGAAGAAGACCGCGGCAAGATTGCGGAGGGGCTGTCGCGCCTGCTGGCAGATACCTACACGCTATATCTGAAAACCCACAACTTTCACTGGAACGTAAAGGGTCCGATGTTCCAGACGCTGCACGTGATGTTCGAGCAGCACTACACCGAACTGGCGCTGGCGGTGGATGACGTCGCCGAGCGCATCCGCACCCTGGGCTTCCCTGCTCCCGGCACCTACAAGCAGTTCGTCGAGCTGAGTTCAATCAAGGAAGATGAGGGTGTGCCGGAGGCGCGGGAAATGATTCGGTTGCTGGTGGAGGGTCACGAGGCGTGCGTCCGGACCGCTCGCAGCATATTCCCGATCTGCGACAGCACACATGACGAGCCAACCGCTGACCTGCTCACGCAGCGCATGCAGGTACACGAAAAGACAGCCTGGATGCTGCGCAGCCTTCTCGAGACCTGAGCGCTACGGCGCGGGTTGATTCCCGCGCCGCTTCTGGTCGCTGCAGACCCGGACGCTCGTCAATAATGCGGCGGAGGTGAATCCTCGGCGTCAACCGGGATGGACGCGGCGATATCCGCCTGCCGACGCGCCAGTAATTCCATGGCCCGGCTCAGTTTGTCCAACTCCATCTGCTGTCGGCTGACCATGTCATTGAGGGTCTGGATAGTGTCGTCCTGAAACGCGAGGCGCGCTTCGAGGTCCGCCAGTCTGTGTTCCAGTAGATCGCTCATTTGTCGGCCTCCACAAAGTTGAAGTGTTTCCCCAGCACCGCGCGGAGTTCGGCAAGGCGTTGTTCAAGCGCTTCGCCTTCATAACGCACCGGGGGCAACTTGCCCCATATTGGTGCAGGCCAGACCGGGTCAACACGAAATCGAACGACCACATGTATATGCAACTGACTCACCATATTCCCCAACGCGGCGATGTTCATCTTGTCGGCATTGAATGTGTCTTTCAATAGCTGCCCAAGGCCCGACATTTCCGCCTGAAGCTGGGCCTGGTCGGCAGCGCTCAGCTCGAACAACTCGGTCACCTCCCGCCTCCGAGGCACCAGAATCAGCCACGGAAACTGGGAATCGTTCATCAGCAGGAGCCGCGAAAGCGGAAGATCGCCTACCGCAATACAGTCCTGAGCGAGCTGCGGGTGAAGTTCGAACATGGTTTACCGCTCCAGATCAGGGGGGCGCAGGCATTTGCAGATATTTCAGCCACGCCTGAAAGATGGTTAATATAGCTGCGCGTCGCGGCAATCGCGGGAAAGCGAAACGCGGGACGGATGCGACAGCTTGTGAGGAGTTTGCGACAAATCACTGTTTTTCAAGCTATTGCTTTTGTATATTCGCATGCGATGTTTTAGAGTCGGGCCGATAATAAGAACAGACGGTAACGATAACAGTAGCCTCAAGCTTTTTTGATGAAGGAGTACACAATGAAAAATGCAGTCAAATGGAGTTCGATCGCGCTTGCGGTTGCCATGGGCAACGGCCTGATCGCGTCGCAAGCTGTAGCGCAAACCGAATCCGAAAATCAGGGCATCGTCGAGGGCGCTTCTGCCACCCTCAACAGCCGCACAGTTTATTTCAACCGTGACTTCCGTGACGGCGGCAAGCGCGAAGAAGCGGCTACCGGCCTTCTGCTTGATTTCCAGTCCGGCTTCAGCCAGGGCCCGATCGGCCTTGGCTTTGACGTGACCGCAATGGGCGGCCTGAAGCTCGACAGCGGCAACGGACGACGTGGAACCGGGATTCTCCCGAACGATTCGAGCGACCCGGATTACAATGTTCCAAACGAGTACTCCGAAATCCGTGGCGCCGTAAAAGCCAACATCCTGGGCGACACCGTCCTGCGTTATGGCGTCCACTTCCCGGAAAATCCGGTCATCGCCTACGACGACGCTCGCCTGCTGCCGAACCACTACCAGGGCTACAGCGTCGCCAATAATTCGATCGACGGGCTGTTCGTCGAAGCCGGTCGCATGAACAAGCGTAGCGATATGGCTGGTTCATCTGAGTACGACGGCGTCTTTACCTCATACGTCGATGACGAAGAGGTCGTGTATCTCGGCGGCACCTATACTTTCAACGATCAGCTGGCTGCGACGCTCTATACATCTGACGCCGATCAGCTGTGGAAGCGCCATTTCGTCGGTCTGAGTCACAATTTCGCAATCAATGACGGATTGTCGCTCGGCACTGAGTTCGCTTTCTACGATACATCTGACGAAACTCCTGATGCGGGTACCTCCTACGACAACCAGGCAGGATCTCTCGCCTTCACTCTAGGCGCGGGTAACCATGGCTTCACCGTTGCATACCAGCAGATGGGCGGTGATAACCGCTTTGCGTATGAAGACGGTGCTATCTTTCTTGCCAACTCAGTTCAGTATGCGGACTTCAACGCCAAGGACGAGAAATCTTACCAAGTCCGCTATGATTACGACTTTGCAGGCCTCGGCATCCCAGGCCTGAGCTTCATGACTCGCTACATCCGCGGCTATGACATCGACACAGGCTTTGCGACGATCGAAGCCGAGGGCGCATTCGTCGCTCGCGATACTCGCTGGGAGCGTAACAGCCACCTGAACTACGAGTTCCAGTCTGGTGCTCTTGAAGGCCTGAACGTACTGTGGCGTAACGCTACCGTTCGCCAGGACGCAAATCTGGATGGCGGCGACATCGACGAGAATCGTCTGATCGTCTCCTACTCCTGGGATCTGCTGTAATCCCCGACCGTAGTTGAAGAAAACCCGGCTCCGGCCGGGTTTTTTTATGCCTGCCGTCTGGTCGGCAGCCAGTGTCGGCGCACTGTACGGGGCATCGGCCGGCCCGTACAATACCGGCCAGAATCGACCCCACCAGGATCCGCTTGCCGATGCGTACCAGCCAATTTCTCATCTCCACCCTGAAAGAAACGCCCGCCGACGCCACGGTCATCAGCCACCAGTTGATGTTGCGCGCGGGGATGATCCGCAAGATCGCATCGGGACTGTACACCTGGCTGCCGATGGGTCTGCGGGTGCTGCGCAAGGTGGAGCACGTTGTACGTGACGAGATGAACAACGCCGGCGCGCTGGAAGTGCTGATGCCGGCGATTCAGCCGGCGGAGCTATGGCAGGAATCCGGCCGCTGGGAGCAGTACGGACCCGAACTGCTGCGTCTGAAGGACCGGCATGATCGTGAATTCTGCGTAGGGCCGACCCATGAGGAAGTGATCACCGAGCTGGCCCGCAACGAAATCACCAGCTACAAGCAGCTGCCGCTCAACCTGTATCAGATTCAAACCAAGTTCCGTGACGAAATCCGCCCGCGCTTCGGCCTGATGCGCGCCCGCGAGTTCACCATGAAGGACGCCTATTCCTTTCATATCGACCAACCATCCCTGCAGCAGACCTACGACGGGATGTATCAGGCGTATTGCAACGTATTCAGCCGGCTGGGTCTCGATTATCGACCGGTCGTTGCCGACAACGGGTCGATCGGCGGCGAGGGTTCGCACGAGTTTCATGTTCTGGCGGATTCCGGCGAAGATGCAATTGTCTTTTCCGACACCGGCCGCTACGCAGCGAACATGGAGAAGGCCACCGCGCTGTTGCCTTCGGAAGAGCGGCCTGCCCCGGCGCAGGAGCGCGCGATGGTCGACACACCGGACCAGTTCACCATCGATGCGGTCAGTGCGTTTCTGAAGCTGCCAGCCACTCGCACTGTCAAAACGCTGATCGTTCTGGGCGCTGGAGAGGAAGGCCAGCCGCATCCGCTGGTTGCGCTGGTTCTGCGGGGCGATCATGAACTGAACGAGATCAAGGCCGAAAATCGGCCGGAGGTCCATGCACCCCTGACGATGGCTACAGAGCAGCAAATCCAGAGCGTTATCGGCTGCAAACCTGGCTCGATCGGCCCCGTGGGTCTGGACATCAAGGTATTGGTCGACCATAGCGCTGCAGTGCTAGCCGACTTCGTCTGTGGGGCCAACCAGGACGGCAAGCACTTCACCGGGGTCAACTGGGATCGTGATGCGCGGCTTGATGCGGTGTGCGATCTGCGCAATGTGGTCGAGGGTGACGCAAGCCCGGACGGCGAAGGCCATCTGGTCATCAAACGCGGAATCGAAGTAGGACACATCTTCCAGCTCGGCAGGAAGTACAGCCAGGCGATGAACTGCAACGTGCTCAACGAGCAGGGCAAGGCAGTGACGCTGACCATGGGCTGTTACGGAATCGGCGTGTCGCGCGTGGTCGCCGCAGCCATCGAACAGAACTATGACGACCGAGGCATCATCTGGCCGGACGCCCTGGCGCCGTTCCAGGTCGTTCTGGTGCCGATGAAGATGGAAGCATCCCAAGCGGTCCGCGAGAAAACCGAAGAGCTCTACGATCAGCTCAAGCGCGCGGGAATCGACGTGCTGATGGACGATCGTGACAAGAAGGTCAGCCCAGGTGTCAAGTTTGCCGATATGGACCTGATCGGCATTCCCCACCGCGTTGTCATCAGCGATCGCGGTCTGAACGACGGCCAGCTGGAATACAAGTATCGTCGAGACAGCGACGCTCGGACGCTGCCTGTTGACGACATGCTCGACTTTCTTCTGCAGCGGATTGCCGGTAATTGAACACACGCACGTCCCTCGCCGGCAGGCGGCTGTTTGGCCTGCTGATGCCGCTGATTCTGCTGAGCGCCTGCAGCACCTCCGCGCCGACGACGCTTTCCGCGGAAGGTCGTACTGAACGCGAGCTGCTCAGCCACGGCATCCATATCGATGCGGGAGAGTCGCTGGTACTGGACACCCCGCAGCGGGTCATTCGTGTCACCGAGCAGAAGCTCTACCGAGTGACGCACTACGATGCCCAAGGCAACGCCGTGGATCAGCATGACGACTTCCGCAATCTGCCCTGGGCTGAAAAGCCCGTACAGGTCACCGCTGGCGAATTCACCGCGACGCTGACAACCGACATGGAAGGCATGACGCGGTTGAACCTGCTGGACAACGGTTTCATCGAGCTCGACTACGATCAGCTCAGAGCCATACAGCTCAGCGCAGAGGCGAGCCCTGCCGTGCGCAGCGAACTGAATTTGCTGGTTGGCCGCGATCTGCGTGCCAGGCTCGCCGAGGCGGTTGCATTGATCTACGACGATCTGGAGGAAGCCGGGGTTCACCAGTGGGCGTTTCGCGTGAACCGGCTCGCTGAACTGGGGTTGATGGAAGAATCCAATCAACTCGAGAACATGCTTATTCTGCTGACCACCGGCGACCCGGAGCTACAGGCAGAATTCGTCAACGCTCTGGAACCTGCTTCGAGTCATTGAGATGGCCCAGCGCCTGCGGTTGGTATGCTGTCTTCTCGCGCTGACATTGCTCGCCATGCAGGCGTACGCGCAACGTGTGCCTGCTGCGCCGATTGACGCGGAACTGCGCGCGTATCTGAAGCAGACCGTCGCCGAGGCCGACAGCTTCGAGGATCGTTTCGACGCGGAAGTCTGGCTGCTCGACATGTCGACGCGCATGCGCCCATATCTACCGGATGAACGTGAGCGGCTCGACTTTCTCCGCCATGTCCACAGCGAGGCCCGCCATGCCGGCCTCAAGCCTGACCTGGTCATAGCGCTTATACACGTCGAAAGTCTGTTCGACCGGTTCGCGCTGTCACGGGTAGGTGCACAGGGGGTCATGCAGATAATGCCTTTCTGGAAGCATGAGCTCGGCCGACCGGACGACAACCTCATCGATTTGCGCACCAACCTGCGCTATGGCTGCACCATTCTGAAATTCTACCTGGAGAAGGAACGCGGCAACCTGCGCCGCGCTCTTGCGCGCTACAACGGCAG
Above is a window of Halopseudomonas nanhaiensis DNA encoding:
- a CDS encoding OprD family outer membrane porin, whose protein sequence is MKNAVKWSSIALAVAMGNGLIASQAVAQTESENQGIVEGASATLNSRTVYFNRDFRDGGKREEAATGLLLDFQSGFSQGPIGLGFDVTAMGGLKLDSGNGRRGTGILPNDSSDPDYNVPNEYSEIRGAVKANILGDTVLRYGVHFPENPVIAYDDARLLPNHYQGYSVANNSIDGLFVEAGRMNKRSDMAGSSEYDGVFTSYVDDEEVVYLGGTYTFNDQLAATLYTSDADQLWKRHFVGLSHNFAINDGLSLGTEFAFYDTSDETPDAGTSYDNQAGSLAFTLGAGNHGFTVAYQQMGGDNRFAYEDGAIFLANSVQYADFNAKDEKSYQVRYDYDFAGLGIPGLSFMTRYIRGYDIDTGFATIEAEGAFVARDTRWERNSHLNYEFQSGALEGLNVLWRNATVRQDANLDGGDIDENRLIVSYSWDLL
- a CDS encoding proline--tRNA ligase, which produces MRTSQFLISTLKETPADATVISHQLMLRAGMIRKIASGLYTWLPMGLRVLRKVEHVVRDEMNNAGALEVLMPAIQPAELWQESGRWEQYGPELLRLKDRHDREFCVGPTHEEVITELARNEITSYKQLPLNLYQIQTKFRDEIRPRFGLMRAREFTMKDAYSFHIDQPSLQQTYDGMYQAYCNVFSRLGLDYRPVVADNGSIGGEGSHEFHVLADSGEDAIVFSDTGRYAANMEKATALLPSEERPAPAQERAMVDTPDQFTIDAVSAFLKLPATRTVKTLIVLGAGEEGQPHPLVALVLRGDHELNEIKAENRPEVHAPLTMATEQQIQSVIGCKPGSIGPVGLDIKVLVDHSAAVLADFVCGANQDGKHFTGVNWDRDARLDAVCDLRNVVEGDASPDGEGHLVIKRGIEVGHIFQLGRKYSQAMNCNVLNEQGKAVTLTMGCYGIGVSRVVAAAIEQNYDDRGIIWPDALAPFQVVLVPMKMEASQAVREKTEELYDQLKRAGIDVLMDDRDKKVSPGVKFADMDLIGIPHRVVISDRGLNDGQLEYKYRRDSDARTLPVDDMLDFLLQRIAGN
- a CDS encoding lytic transglycosylase domain-containing protein, encoding MAQRLRLVCCLLALTLLAMQAYAQRVPAAPIDAELRAYLKQTVAEADSFEDRFDAEVWLLDMSTRMRPYLPDERERLDFLRHVHSEARHAGLKPDLVIALIHVESLFDRFALSRVGAQGVMQIMPFWKHELGRPDDNLIDLRTNLRYGCTILKFYLEKERGNLRRALARYNGSLGSQVYPDKVLDYWHRYWYVKD